From Phycodurus eques isolate BA_2022a chromosome 20, UOR_Pequ_1.1, whole genome shotgun sequence, a single genomic window includes:
- the LOC133396062 gene encoding LOW QUALITY PROTEIN: homocysteine-responsive endoplasmic reticulum-resident ubiquitin-like domain member 2 protein (The sequence of the model RefSeq protein was modified relative to this genomic sequence to represent the inferred CDS: deleted 1 base in 1 codon) encodes MMAQGVMDGPVLLVIRAPNQKYDDQTINCCQNWTVEKLKAHLSDVYPSKPSSKDQRLVYSGKLLLDHFTLKDVLRKQDEYHMLHLVCPSPTPPSSPSSTRKPRESTAEPTVTQTASPPFPAQHSQSDESSDGLRQRGVPYDQLHQQFMHSWSHFSAMSTPPTNLTPYYNPMTLVWWQQLYARQYYMHYNLLAASSQNLRHELPRIQPLPQADPLSQRPRVDRRGNPEVEMNAQGGEILNEEELNRDWLDWVYTFSRAAVLLSIVYFYSSFSRFLMVMTAMLVLYLHQAGWFPFNLENELQLPGENQEEIEAELQNNDLHGMEHVAEDSSDDDEGETGEEGAEDPNRVIPQTGILSSMWSFIITFFMSLIPEGPQNAAN; translated from the exons ATGATGGCTCAAGGTGTAATGGACGGTCCGGTT CTACTTGTCATCAGGGCGCCCAACCAAAAATATGATGACCAGACTATTAACTGCTGCCAGAACTGGACTGTGGAGAAACTTAAAGCCCATTTGTCGGACGTGTACCCAAGCAAACCA AGCTCCAAAGACCAGAGACTGGTATATTCTGGCAAGCTGCTTTTGGATCACTTTACTTTGAAAGATGTGCTCAGAAAG CAGGATGAGTACCACATGCTCCATTTGGTTTGCCCCTCACCAACTCCTCCCAGCTCCCCAAGCTCCACCCGCAAGCCTCGGGAGAGCACGGCAGAACCCACA GTCACTCAAACGGCGAGTCCTCCCTTCCCTGCTCAACACAGCCAATcagacgagagcagtgatggaCTCAGACAACGTGGTGTACCTTACGACCAGTTGCATCAACAATTTATGCATAG CTGGAGTCATTTCTCTGCAATGTCGACCCCTCCCACAAATTTGACCCCCTATTACAACCCTATGACGCTCGTGTGGTGGCAACAACTATATGCTCGACAATACTACATGCACTA TAATTTACTAGCAGCGTCCTCCCAAAACCTCAGGCACGAACTGCCCAGGATTCAGCCGCTCCCCCAGGCAGACCCCCTGAGCCAGCGTCCACGGGTGGATCGCCGTGGCAACCCTGAAGTGGAAATGAACGCCCAAGGAGGGGAGATCCTGAACGAGGAGGAGCTCAACCGGGATTGGCTGGACTGGGTGTACACGTTTTCCCGGGCCGCTGTCTTACTTAGTATCGTGTACTTTTACTCGTCCTTCAGTCGGTTTCTCATGGTGATGACGGCCATGCTGGTGCTTTACCT TCACCAGGCCGGCTGGTTCCCCTTCAACCTAGAAAACGAACTGCAGCTTCCTGGAGAAAATCAGGAGGAGATAGAGGCAGAGCTACAGAACAATGACCTCCATGGAATG GAACATGTGGCGGAGGACAGCTCCGATGATGACGAAGGTGAAACCGGAGAGGAAGGAGCAGAGGATCCTAACCGCGTCATCCCCCAAACCGGCATCCTGTCCTCCATGTGGTCGTTTATCATCACCTTTTTCATGTCGCTCATTCCCGAGGGACCGCAGAACGCTGCCAACTGA